Proteins encoded together in one Anopheles darlingi chromosome 3, idAnoDarlMG_H_01, whole genome shotgun sequence window:
- the LOC125953585 gene encoding D-aspartate oxidase, translated as MNVCVVGAGVVGLTTALELQSELRNANVTVLADRFEQDTCSDVAAGLFRPGTSFSGPTEEITRKWISDAYSYWDELRKTAHSVKAGVCQLSGYIFSSRDPAIVRNHYIEKVVPVYRSVTEPELRLCPGEWKYGSFFTTILAECRLYQPWATERFLENGGQIVKLDLNSFRELHGKYDVVVNCTGLGAKRLCSDHKLVPIRGQITKVRAPWVKTAFYADFDTYVIPGFEGVTLGGCRNYDSYNTDVCRHDAAAIRERCESLLPSLKSAPVLREAVGLRPHRDPVRVEIELVSTTEGALRVVHNYGHGGYGVTTAPGTAKYAVQLVYDALKSNSKL; from the exons ATGAATGTATGCGTCGTTGGGGCCGGGGTCGTCGGTTTAACGACCGCGCTGGAACTGCAGAGTGAGCTGCGGAACGCTAATGTCACCGTCTTGGCCGACCGGTTCGAGCAGGACACGTGCAGTGACGTTGCGGCTGGTCTCTTCCGGCCCGGAACCAGCTTTTCCGGCCCGACGGAGGAAATCACCAG GAAATGGATTTCAGACGCCTACAGCTACTGGGACGAACTACGCAAGACGGCACATTCCGTCAAGGCCGGCGTGTGTCAGTTGTCGGGCTACATATTTTCCAGCCGTGATCCCGCCATTGTAAGG AATCACTACATCGAAAAGGTTGTGCCCGTGTACCGGTCGGTGACGGAGCCGGAGCTACGTCTATGCCCGGGAGAATGGAAGTACGGATCGTTCTTTACGACCATCCTTGCCGAGTGCCGCTTGTATCAACCGTGGGCCACGGAAAG GTTCCTGGAGAATGGTGGACAAATTGTGAAGCTTGACTTGAACAGCTTCCGGGAGCTGCACGGCAAGTATGACGTGGTCGTGAACTGCACCGGTCTGGGGGCTAAGCGTTTGTGCAGCGATCATAAATTGGTTCCCATCAGGGGCCAGATTACGAAGGTGCGCGCCCCCTGGGTGAAGACGGCATTCTATGCGGACTTTGATACGTACGTCATTCCGGGATTCGAGGGGGTAACGCTTGGAGGATGCCGGAACTACGATAGTTACAACACGGACGTATGTCGCCACGATGCGGCAGCCATCCGGGAACGGTGTGAATCGTTGCTGCCCAGCTTAAAGAGTGCACCAGTCCTTCGGGAAGCTGTCGGTTTGAGACCGCATCGAGATCCCGTCCGTGTGGAGATTGAGCTAGTGTCCACAACCGAAGGAGCGCTGCGTGTGGTACACAATTATGGTCATGGAGGGTATGGGGTGACCACGGCTCCGGGAACAGCAAAGTACGCCGTACAGCTTGTGTACGATGCGCTcaagagcaacagcaagctTTGA